From the genome of Streptacidiphilus sp. PB12-B1b:
CGACTACGTCAACGCGCACGGCACCGCCACCAAGCTCGGCGACATCGCCGAGGCCAAGGCCATCCGCTCGGTCTTCGCCGAGCGCTCCCCGGCGGTCAGCGGCACCAAGTCCATGACCGGGCACCTGCTCGGCGGCTCCGGGGCGGTCGAGGCCGCGATCTGCGCGCTGGCCGTCGCCCAGGGCGCGCTGCCGCCCACCCACAACCTGGACGACCCGGACCCGGCCTGCGAGCTGGACCACGTCGTCGGCGGGGCCCGCCGACAGGACGTCCGGGCCGTGCTGTCCAACTCCTTCGCCTTCGGCGGCCACAACGTGAGCCTGCTGCTCGGTGCACCCTCCACCCGCCGGACCCGCGCTCACGGCAGCGGGGAACGAAAGGAACACGCATGAGGATCGAAGGAGTTGACCACGTCGAGTTCTACGTCGGCGACGCCGAGCAGTTCGCGTTCTACCTGTGCACCGCCTTCGGCTTCCGGCTCTGCGGCCAGGCCGGCCCGGAGACCGGGCTGACCGACCAGCGCTCGCTGCTGCTGCGCCAGGGCGGCATCCAGCTGCTGCTGACCTCCGCGCTGACCCCGCAGCACCCGGCCGCGCAGTACGTCTCCCGGCACGGCGACGGGGTCGCCTCCATCGCCTTCGAGGTGGACGACGCCGCCGAGGCGTTCGCGCGGACCGTCTCCCTGGGCGCGGTCCCGGTCGAGCGCCCGGCGGTGTACGAGGCCGGCCAGGACCGGGTGGTCACCGCCACCGTCCTCGGCTTCGGCGACGTCAGCCACCGCTTCGTGGAGCGCTCCGGCGACCGCGAGGTGTTCCTGCCGGGCGCGATGGACATGTTCGCGCCCGACCCGGAGCAGGTCGAGAACCTGCTGACGCTGGTGGACCACGCGGCCATCTGCGTCCCGGCCGGGGAGCTGGGCCGGACCGTCGAGTTCTACCAGCGGGTGTTCGGCTTCTCGCAGATCTTCGAGGAGTTCATCGAGGTCGGCGAGCAGGCCATGGACTCCAAGGTGGTGCAGAGCCCCTCGGGCAAGGTCACCTTCACCGTGATCGAGCCGGTGACCGACCGCAACCCCGGCCAGATCGACGCCTTCCTGTCCCGCCACGGCGGCGCCGGCGTCCAGCACCTGGCGCTGCTCGGGGACGACATCGTCGGCGCGGTCCGCACCCTGGAGGAGCGCGGCGTGCGCTTCCTGGAGACGCCCGAGGCGTACTACTCGGAGCTGGAGCAGCGGCTCGGCCGCCCGGAGCTGGCCATCGACGACCTGCGCTCCACCAACGTCCTGGTGGACCAGGACCACTGGGGCCAGGTGTTCCAGATCTTCACCCAGTCCATGCACGTCCGGCGGACCTTCTTCTGGGAGGTCATCGACCGGCACGGGGCCCGCACCTTCGGCAGCGGCAACATCAAGGCCCTGTACGCGGCCGTCGCCCGTGAGCGCACCACTGCCTGACTGACCGTCAACTCAACTGCACCGAAGGAAGTCTCGTGACCGTCCAGGATTCCGCACTGTTCACGCTGACCGAGGAGGAGCGCGAACTGCTGCCCTCCGACGCCGAGGTGGCCTCGTACGCCGAGCACGGCTGGTACCTGTCGAAGAAGCTGTTCACCGACGAGGAGGTCGAGCTGCTGGAGGCGGCGAGCGAGCGCTTCTACGCCGGCCACCGCGACCGCACGCTGCCCGTCCGCCCGCCGAAGCTGGCCTACTGGGAGCCGGCCAAGGGCCAGGTCCAGCGCCACAACGACTACATCCACTACGAGGACGACACCATCTCGGGCATCCTCCGCAAGCCGCTGCTGGGCGCCGTCGCCGCGCGGCTGGCGCAGGCCGACGAGATCCGGGCGTTCCAGTCCACGCTGATCTACAAGCCGCCGGTGGCGGGCGAGCAGTCCAACATCGTGCCCTGGCACTTCGACCGGCACTACTGGGCGAACTGCACCTCGGAGCGGATGCTGACCGCGTTCATCCCGTTCCACGACTGCACCGAGGAGCTGGGCACCATCACCATGGTGGACGGCAGCCACCGCTGGGAGGAGACCTCGGTCAACGACGAGACCTCGCTGCACTTCGCCGAGCGCGACCGCAGCCAGCTGGAGGCCATGCTGGTGGCCAACGCCGAGTTCAACGGCACCACGGTCACCAAGATCCCGATGATCATCCCCAAGGGCCACATGAGCTTCCACCACTGCCGCACCTACCACGGCAGCGGGGCCAACGTCAGCGACCGGCCGCGCCGGGCCATCTCCTTCCACCTGCAGGACGGCGACAACCGCTACCGCGACTTCCGCCGCTCGGACGGCTCGCAGGTGTCGTACAACCACGACGCCCTGGTTCGGCGGACCGCCGACGGCGCCCCGGACTACAGCGACCCGGAGTTCTGCCCCGTGCTGTGGCGCAGCAGCTGATGCGCAGCGCCGTGGTGGTGGGCACCGGCCTGATCGGTGCCTCCGTCGCCCTGGCCCTGACCGGCCGGGGCGTGGACACCTACCTGGTGGACCGCGACCCGCAGGCGGCGCTGACCGCCGCCGCGGCGGGCGCGGGCACCGCCGGGCGGCCGGGCGCGCCGGTCGATCTGGCGGTGATCGCGGTACCGCCGCGGCACACCGCCGCCGTGCTGCGCGAGGCCCAACAGGCTTCGCTGGCGCGGTACTTCACCGACGTGGCCAGCGTGAAGGCCGGTCCGCAGCAGGAGGCCGCCGAGCGCGGGGTGGATCTGGCCCGGTACGTCGGCGGCCACCCGATGGCGGGCAGCGAGCGGTCCGGTCCGCTGGCCGCCCGGGCCGACCTCTTCCACGGACGCCCGTGGATCCTGACGCCGTCGGCGCACTCCCACGACGACGCGGTGAGCTGCGCGCTGGCCCTGGTGGAGGCGTGCGGTGCCCGGGCGCAGTTCATGGAGCACACCGAGCACGACCGCGCGGTCGCGCTCACCTCGCACGCGCCGCACCTGGTCTCCAGCCTGCTCGCGGCCCGGCTGCTGCACAGCGACGAGGCGCAGCTGCGGGTGGCCGGGCAGGGCCTGCGGGACACCACCCGGATCGCCGGCGGCGACAGCCGGCTGTGGACCGACATCCTCGGCTCCAACGCCGCGGCCGTCGCCGACATCCTCGGCGATCTGGCGCTGGACCTGCACGTGGTGCTGGACGCCCTGCGGGATCTCGGCCTCGACGACCCGCAGGCCCGCCACCGCGGCACCGCCGAGCTGGGCGCGGCGCTGCTGCGCGGCGCGCAGGGCCAGGCCCGGATCCCGGCCCGCGCCGCCGACCCGAACCGCGCCGACCCGAACCGCGCCGACCCGAACCGCGCCGACCCGAACCGCGCCGCCGAGACGCGGCAGCTCAGCGGCGCGGCCGCCGCGCAGCTCTGAGGCCGCCCCGATGCCGACGCACCCCGTACCGACCGACGACACCGTGGAGGCCGTGACCATGAACAGTCCGCAGTTCGAGATCTGCCTCGTCGGCGCGGGACCGCGAGGGCTCTCGGTCCTGGAGCGGCTCTGCGCCAACGCGGCGGCCGGCGTCGGCGAGGGGCCGGTCACCGTCCACGTGGTGGACCCGTTCCCGCCCGGCCCCGGACAGGTCTGGCGCACCGGCCAGTCGCCGCACCTGCTGATGAACACCGTGGCCGGGCAGGTCACCATGTTCACCGACGAGAGCGTGACCCTGGCCGGTCCGCTGGCGCCCGGCCCGAGCCTGTACGAGTGGGCCAGGTTCCTCACCCTGATGGGCCCGATCGACGGCGGCAGCTACAGCGAGCAGGTGCTGGCCGAGGCCCGCACCCTGGGCCCGGACTCCTACCCCACCCGGGCGTTCTACGGCCGCTACCTGGAGTGGGTGTTCCAGCGGGTGACCAGGACCG
Proteins encoded in this window:
- a CDS encoding phytanoyl-CoA dioxygenase family protein; amino-acid sequence: MTVQDSALFTLTEEERELLPSDAEVASYAEHGWYLSKKLFTDEEVELLEAASERFYAGHRDRTLPVRPPKLAYWEPAKGQVQRHNDYIHYEDDTISGILRKPLLGAVAARLAQADEIRAFQSTLIYKPPVAGEQSNIVPWHFDRHYWANCTSERMLTAFIPFHDCTEELGTITMVDGSHRWEETSVNDETSLHFAERDRSQLEAMLVANAEFNGTTVTKIPMIIPKGHMSFHHCRTYHGSGANVSDRPRRAISFHLQDGDNRYRDFRRSDGSQVSYNHDALVRRTADGAPDYSDPEFCPVLWRSS
- a CDS encoding prephenate dehydrogenase translates to MAQQLMRSAVVVGTGLIGASVALALTGRGVDTYLVDRDPQAALTAAAAGAGTAGRPGAPVDLAVIAVPPRHTAAVLREAQQASLARYFTDVASVKAGPQQEAAERGVDLARYVGGHPMAGSERSGPLAARADLFHGRPWILTPSAHSHDDAVSCALALVEACGARAQFMEHTEHDRAVALTSHAPHLVSSLLAARLLHSDEAQLRVAGQGLRDTTRIAGGDSRLWTDILGSNAAAVADILGDLALDLHVVLDALRDLGLDDPQARHRGTAELGAALLRGAQGQARIPARAADPNRADPNRADPNRADPNRAAETRQLSGAAAAQL
- the hppD gene encoding 4-hydroxyphenylpyruvate dioxygenase, whose product is MRIEGVDHVEFYVGDAEQFAFYLCTAFGFRLCGQAGPETGLTDQRSLLLRQGGIQLLLTSALTPQHPAAQYVSRHGDGVASIAFEVDDAAEAFARTVSLGAVPVERPAVYEAGQDRVVTATVLGFGDVSHRFVERSGDREVFLPGAMDMFAPDPEQVENLLTLVDHAAICVPAGELGRTVEFYQRVFGFSQIFEEFIEVGEQAMDSKVVQSPSGKVTFTVIEPVTDRNPGQIDAFLSRHGGAGVQHLALLGDDIVGAVRTLEERGVRFLETPEAYYSELEQRLGRPELAIDDLRSTNVLVDQDHWGQVFQIFTQSMHVRRTFFWEVIDRHGARTFGSGNIKALYAAVARERTTA